CAGGAGCCTCACGCACCAGTTGGTAAGACACAGGGTGGCCAGTTATTCACAAAAATCACAAAGGTACGTAACCGAGGCGCAATTCCAATATATAATTCCTCCTCAGATTGCAGAAGATGAAAGGACCAAGGCGTTGTACGTAGAAGCTATGGAGAAAGACCAAGCTATATACGATGCGATAGCGGGAATTCTAAAGGAAAAGCGATATAACGAATATCTGGAAAATGGAGAGAGCGAAAAAGCTGCGAAGAACAAGGCTGAGAAAACAGCTATAGAAGATGCGAGATATGTTTTACCCAATGCCTGCGAGACAAAAATCATAGCGACTATGAATGCAAGGGAGCTTTTGCACTTTTTCAACCATAGGTGCTGCGAAAGAGCTCAATGGGAAATAAGAGAGCTGGCAACTCAGATGCTGAAGCTTGCGAGAGACGCAGCGCCGTTAATCTTTAAAAATGCCGGCCCAAACTGTGTGAAAGGGCCTTGTCCAGAGGGTCAAATGACTTGCGGAAAAATAAAAGAAATAAGAAAAAAATTCGAGAACCTTTAAGGATGAGATGATGATGAGGGAAAAACAAAACCCGAAAAAACGGGACAATAAAAATTATGAGGATGACCAAAACAAGGGCGC
This genomic window from Alkalibacter saccharofermentans DSM 14828 contains:
- the thyX gene encoding FAD-dependent thymidylate synthase, whose protein sequence is MEVKLKVELLQHTPQPEKLISAAAKLCYSKSGIEKLMDGLDEDKVNKFLEKLMEMGHESPIEHVSFTFGIEGVSRSLTHQLVRHRVASYSQKSQRYVTEAQFQYIIPPQIAEDERTKALYVEAMEKDQAIYDAIAGILKEKRYNEYLENGESEKAAKNKAEKTAIEDARYVLPNACETKIIATMNARELLHFFNHRCCERAQWEIRELATQMLKLARDAAPLIFKNAGPNCVKGPCPEGQMTCGKIKEIRKKFENL